The sequence TCCACGCTTTTGCTCCAGAGGGCCAACGCAGTGTCTTCATTGTTTTTTCTGGATGACCTTCACTGGTTTGATTCCCTCTCACTCGAACTTTTGTCCGCGTTCCTCAATCATTTAAACAACGAGCCACTCATCCTATTTGCAGCGGGCAGGCCAAACTGGAACAAAGACCAGTTCTTAAATCGCAAGCAATGCTATTTCTTGACCTTAGAGCATCTGAAACGTGAAGAATTCAAACAACTGATGGAAGTTCTACTTTCCGGGAAGTTAAGAGACCCGCTATTTCAATACTTTTACCAGAAAACTCAGGGAAACCCTTTCCTCTTGACGCAGCTCCTGGATTACATGAAGAACCAGAATGCACTGATTCAGATTGGAGGGAAGTGGACTGCGAGCCGGGAATCCCTCTCACGGGAAAGTCTTTCGGGTGAAGAAATCATTTCAGCAAGAGCGGACCAGTTGGATTTGCCTGAAAAAATCCATCTTCAGACAGCAGCTTGTATGGGACCGACTTTCTCTTTAAGAGTTCTGGAAAAGGCATTGTGCCCGGTCTTTCAAAAACCTGCATACGATGCGCTTTGCGAGCAGGGTTATTTCCAGCAGGTCAGTCACGATCAGGTTACTTTTTCCCATGCGCTCATTCAGGAAGCGATTTACCATTCGCTTCCCGAACGTTTCCGGAGAAAGACACACAGAGAAATCGGCTGCGCCATGGAATCCGTCCTTTCCGGTCAAACGCAAAAATACTCTCCGAATCTTGCCAACCATTTCCGTCTTGCCGGAATGACGAAGAAAAGCGTGATCTATTCGCTTCAAGCGGCGGATCAGCTCTATCGTACTTTTTCATTTCCTGAATCGCGAAGGTACTATTCTTACGCTTACGATTCTCTGAAACACACGGCTGATTCACGCAAATGGGATACTGCATTGAAACTGGCTGAAAATATGATGCACACCGGTGAGATTCAAGAAAGCATCCGTCTGTCAAAGAGAATCCGCAATCTCGCCCGCAGAGCGGGTTTGCGGTCTCATTACGCGCGAGCCTCGCTATTACAATTTGATGCTATGCGCCGCATCAGCAATTACTCCTATCTTCCGTTCAGCCTTCGATTGACGCACAGCTCCAACCAGCGAAAAGATGGCTTTCGATCAAAACTGCATCACTTGATAGGCTCCACTTACTTCTGGCTGGGGAATCTAGAGAAAGCAGAATTCCATTTAAGAAAGGCTCTTCAACAAGCAGGCTCAAAGTATAGTGAGGAAAGATTATCCTGTTACTTTTTTTTGTTTACGATCGCCGCCGACCGGAAACAGCTCGACCAGGCAGAGCGTTTGATGCGAACCGCCCTTACTGCCGCAGTCAAAAGCGGAAACCTGTTTCAGGAAATCAGAATTCGGCAGGAATGGGCAGGAATCCTGTCGGACAATGATCGACCGGAGAAGGCCAGAGAAATACTGCTTCGTCTTCTTCCACGGGCAGAGTCGTTCGGTGATTTCTACATGGTTGCCATTATTCTGGTCGGCCTGGGCGAGGCGCTTACTAAGCTGGCAAATTATGAGGAAGCTGAAAAGTATTTACAGGAAGCGATTCGACTGTTCTCCGTTCTCGGAGTCACGCATGGAGTAGCCAAAAGTAAGATGTGGCTCGGCATTGTACATTTTTATCAAGAGGAATTTCGGAAAGCATACGACTATTACAGAGAAGCCACGTCCATGTTTGTCGAGGCGGGAGAAATGCAAGAAGCCGCAATGGGATTTTACAACCTGGCAGAAGTCTGTTTGAAGCTTGCAAATATTCCAGAAAGCAGGAAGTGGTACAGAAAAGGGATGAAGTCTTTACAGAAAAATGAAAACGCGGAACTGTCGGAAATGTTTCAAGAACTCAAAAACCAACTTCGTTACTCTGAGGCCCTTCCCCTTTCGAATTCAATGCGCTGACTCGATAGTAGTATGTCACGCTGTTCGAAATAGCTGTATCTACATAAGAATTTGCTTTTAAAGTCTTATACAGCGCGTAGGATGTGGTCCCAGTCCGGCGATAGATTTTGTATTTTGTGATTGAAGAACCTCCATTATCGGGTTGGGACCAATTCAACACCACTCCGGATGTTTCTCTTTTTCCACTCAATAGTGGCGCAGCAGGTTTAGCAGGTTCAACCGGATCGTAAGCTGCGTACAGACGTTTTCCTCCAGACTGTCGCGCGATAGCAGCACGCGCGCTCCGGGATTGACTGCTGCTCGGCGCAGAGGCGCATGCGTCAACGCAACCATCGGCATAGGCAACCAGCACCCGTCCCAATTTATCTACTGCTATGTCTATGAAATCGAGCAAATTGCGATCGCCTCGATCCACTAATGAGGTGGCCATATTGGCAGTAATTCGGCGGCCTGCCGGCTGAACACCATCCTGAATATTGATCGAGCCGAACTGAACAGGATCGGGAGCCGTGGTATTGACGGTTGTCCATGTTTTTCCACCGTTAAACGTCGTGGAAATGTACAGATGCCAGGTCCCGGTGAAACTTGATTTTTGATAGTCGCCAGCCGTGGTCGTACCCAAAAAAGCGAACGCCGCGCGACCATCATCCCCTGCGACCATAGCCGGGAACACTGAATTCATGATGCCTAAAGAGGCGCCGACATCGACGTTGTAAATCCAGGTCTTTCCCTGATCGGTTGAAACGGCAACGCGTGCCCGTCCGTCTCCGTTCTGATAACCAAAATAAAGTCTCCCATTACTCCCGATTCCAATGGAGGGATCGCTTTGCCCTTTTGTACTTCCCGGTATCGTTCGTACTGTCCAGGTCGATCCATTGTTCTCAGACACAGCGAGTCCCTGTACCAATCCGCATGCGCTGTTAGGAAGGTATACGATTCCATTGGGCGCAGCCTTGACACGGCCATGGCGGCCACCGCATTGCAGCAAGGTGTAAACCGGGACGCCCAAACCAAATGTAAAACCTCCGTCGTCACTCCGCGAACAAACGGCGGTCACGAGATTCTGGGAACAATAAAACACTGAGTTCGGATACGCGGAGTGCTGCGGCGCTTGAGCCGTATAAGGACCACCACCGATGGATTGATGATCCAATCCCGCCGGTACACCGCATCCTATGCTGAGATTCCAGCTTGCGCCGTCATTATCGGTGTATTCGGTCAAACTGCATCCTCCATCCAGTTGAGAAACAAATGTGCGATTGGTTGCTTTGTCCGTGAACAGCACCGGGTCAAGACTGAAAAGAGATGTGAGCAACGTAGGAGTGATCACCCAGGTGGTTTGCGCAGGTGAAGTTGCGTCATCAAAAGTTACTCGAAGAGTTTCCAGGCCCGATTGAAAAAGCACTTTACCGGTTGTTCCATTCACGCCAATCGAAGGTTCAGCTCCGTCTCCACCAAGCTGTGGAAACGGCGCGGAGTAAACTTTATATCTCGGCGTTTGAGCCTCAACAGATACAACGAGAAAAAACAGCGCCAGCACAAGACACATCCATTTCATATTTCGACTCCCAAACTCTTAATGGCCTTCTTCAGATCCTCAGCTATCACCGGTTTTTCAAAGTAACGCGCAACTCCAAGATCAAAAGCACGATCCAGGACTTCGGGCGTTCCATATGCAGTGATCACGATAATCTGCGTTTGTGGGTTTTTTGCCTTTGCCAGCCGAACAATTTCGAAGCCATCCAGATTGAAAGTGCCAGACAGACGCAAATCGGAAATCACAACATGATAACGACTGTTTTGCAAGAACAACGTGGCTTCTTCCATGGTGGCAGCCGTATCCAGTTGAACGCTGGGGCTGCTGAGCAGTTTTCTGTAGGCGATCAGCGTAGCAACTTCATCATCCACAAGAAGCAATCTCTTTTGCATTGCCAGGCTATTGTGCAATGGGCGTGCCACCCCGGTCCTCGAGAGTGGTCGGGCTGTTTGATGAGTCGGATTCTCAAGAATTCTGAGAAGAAGTGAGACAAAATGAGACGATAGCGACTAAAGTCGCTGCCCCTTCAGTCTTCGATAGAGAGTAGCTCTGGAGATACCGAGAGCTTCTGCTGCCTTCTTTTTGTCGCCTTCAAAACGCTTCAAGGTATCCTGAACTTCGTTCCGTTGCGGAACATCCTGCTGCGCAGAGGACAAAATCTGCTCATTCGCCAGACCGGGCAGATGCTCTTTTGAGAGTGTGGCTTGACGATTCGCAAGCAAAATGCCTCTTTCCAGAACATTGCTGAGCTCACGAATGTTTCCCGGCCACGAATACTTTAGCAGTAATTCTGTCGCACTTTCCGTCAGTCGGACGTTGCTGGCGCCCATCCGATCCAGTATGTATTTCGTTAAACCGTTCAGATCACCACGCCGTTGCCGCAGCGGAGGGACGTCGATGGCAAGTACGTTGATCCGGAAATACAAATCCTTTCGAAACCGCCCGTGCGACGCTTCTTCCATGAGGTTTCTATTTGTCGCACAGATCAAACGAAAATCGCTTCGCCTTTCCTGAATATCTCCCAGCCTGCGATACCTTTTTTCCTCGAGAACCTTCAAAAATTGCGACTGCACTCCCGGATCCATGTCCGCAATCTCATCCAGGAAAAGAGTTCCACCATCAGCCACGTCGAGCAGGCCCTGTCTGGTTTCGACTGCGGAGGTAAAGGCTCCGCGGACATGACCGAACAGCTCATTGCTGAGCAATTCGCCGCGCAAACTGGAACAGTTCACTTCTACAAAAGTAGACGAGGAGCGGCTACCTTGATAGTGAATCCATCGCGCAAAAATTCCTTTACCGGTGCCCGTTTCGCCTTGCAATAAAACATTGGATTCGTTGTCTGCGGCCAGTTGCAACAACGGGATCATATTTTTCATTGCCGCGCTTTCGCCAAAAAAAGGTTGAGGCATTTTAGCAAGCCGCCTATGGGTGAGGTTCTTGCGCCTTAGCGAGCCGACCTCCAGACTCTTCCGCAAAAAAAGTTCCAGGTCACTCATGTTCACCGGTTTGGTTAAGAAATGATCGGCCCCACGGCGCATGGCCTCAACGGCCGAAGGGATGTCTCCGATCCCTGTGATTACAACGATGGCAACATCCGGTTGCATGCTCCGAACTTCTTGAATCCAATCCAGACCATTCCCATCAGGGAGATTCAGGTCCAGCAAAACAGCATCAAAACGCTGGTTTCCAACTGCAATGCGCGCATCGTTGAGTGTGGCGGCTTCCGTGATCTGAAAACCTGTTCTGGTGAGATATTTAGTGAAGGAGAAGCGAATCGCAGCTTCGTCATCCACAAGAAGGACTGTCGTTATCATAAACCGCTTGAAGAACGGAATACTATTTCAACTGTGCACCCAGGCGCCGGGTCATTATTATACATCCTGACTTCACCGGAATGGCTTTCAACAATGTGTTTCACAAGACTCAATCCCAATCCAATTCCCCCTCGTCTGGTTGTAAAAAAAGGATCGAAAATACGTTTTAAGTTTTCTTGCGAAACTCCAGTTCCTTCATCCTTCACACGTAAACAAATCATATCTTCAAGCTCCGTGCTTGTAATCTCTATCTTGCTTCCAGCGCGACTGTGCTGTGATGCATTATCCAATACATTTAATAAAACCTGTTGAAACCGGGCTCCATCCACTTGGAATTTCAAACGACTCTCTTCGGGTAAGTTCAGCGTCACAGAGTGGCCTGAGTTTTGCGCCGTTTGCCGCCATAGATGCACAGCTTCCATGCAAAGCTGAGACATCGATTCTTCTTGCATTCTTGCTGCATCAGCCGGTCTTCCCAGCTCGAGCAAATCCCGCATCAATTCAGAAAGTCTGGCCACCTGAGAACGAACGACTTGCAAATAAGAAGCGTATTCCGGATTGTGAGCAAGGTCCTGTTGGAGAGCCTCCGTTGTCGCCTGGATCGCGTTCAATGGATTTCGGACTTCATGCGCAACGCCCGCGACCAGACGCCCCATTTCTTCCATCCTTTGGGCGCGTCTCAAGTGCTCTTCCAGCTCATGCTTGTCCGCTTCTGCCTGTTTACGCTTGGTCACATCCCTGATAATTCCCCGAAAACCTGCCGGTTCATCGTCAACATTCCTGATCAGTGTTCCGGAGATATCCACGCTGATCCTTGTCTTATCCTTTCGAAAAACCTCGCATT is a genomic window of bacterium containing:
- a CDS encoding DUF2791 family P-loop domain-containing protein; its protein translation is MKADVFVPSIIRRYDREKPWFEWLSGAVLFADISGFTFLSEKLSILGAEGAEIMSSLLNRYFSRMISIVRSEGGEVMKFAGDSIFCLFANEGCLHHAKLAAARMQNAMVAFGNLKTPVGNFGLAMKMGLAEGDVMIGAVGDPNIRCEFLFAGDAVDRASRAEQRAGPGEVIVDQSSRSSSRDETSINTDPKNFHPFLIKEVSEQIQRGYEKYVGALRRMVPVFLQFEGFTYQKEHFTGNQFHNFFCLIIETAHRYGGRLNAVTTGDKGSNFLLHFGAPNPLEKKQDLAAQFALDIREAIERRWKRIQIKIGMTEGRVFAGIVGGAGSFYYTVVGDPVNLAARLMQIAVPSQILVSESFQKRSELFEFSAGEEKRIKGKTDPVLVFALQSPKKEKLFQLSEQNIAGRTAEIQTLLDHLEEAEKGKPRIVFIEGESGIGKSYLAGHICSLAHQKGWLVAAGKSEITRRSHAYAAWKNLAISCLFGGKTPDLRGLRKILKEAPEDLSGFLPMHAEFFELDGVKSSSGYDENTKKNLLHHQISTLLLQRANAVSSLFFLDDLHWFDSLSLELLSAFLNHLNNEPLILFAAGRPNWNKDQFLNRKQCYFLTLEHLKREEFKQLMEVLLSGKLRDPLFQYFYQKTQGNPFLLTQLLDYMKNQNALIQIGGKWTASRESLSRESLSGEEIISARADQLDLPEKIHLQTAACMGPTFSLRVLEKALCPVFQKPAYDALCEQGYFQQVSHDQVTFSHALIQEAIYHSLPERFRRKTHREIGCAMESVLSGQTQKYSPNLANHFRLAGMTKKSVIYSLQAADQLYRTFSFPESRRYYSYAYDSLKHTADSRKWDTALKLAENMMHTGEIQESIRLSKRIRNLARRAGLRSHYARASLLQFDAMRRISNYSYLPFSLRLTHSSNQRKDGFRSKLHHLIGSTYFWLGNLEKAEFHLRKALQQAGSKYSEERLSCYFFLFTIAADRKQLDQAERLMRTALTAAVKSGNLFQEIRIRQEWAGILSDNDRPEKAREILLRLLPRAESFGDFYMVAIILVGLGEALTKLANYEEAEKYLQEAIRLFSVLGVTHGVAKSKMWLGIVHFYQEEFRKAYDYYREATSMFVEAGEMQEAAMGFYNLAEVCLKLANIPESRKWYRKGMKSLQKNENAELSEMFQELKNQLRYSEALPLSNSMR
- a CDS encoding fibronectin type III domain-containing protein produces the protein MKWMCLVLALFFLVVSVEAQTPRYKVYSAPFPQLGGDGAEPSIGVNGTTGKVLFQSGLETLRVTFDDATSPAQTTWVITPTLLTSLFSLDPVLFTDKATNRTFVSQLDGGCSLTEYTDNDGASWNLSIGCGVPAGLDHQSIGGGPYTAQAPQHSAYPNSVFYCSQNLVTAVCSRSDDGGFTFGLGVPVYTLLQCGGRHGRVKAAPNGIVYLPNSACGLVQGLAVSENNGSTWTVRTIPGSTKGQSDPSIGIGSNGRLYFGYQNGDGRARVAVSTDQGKTWIYNVDVGASLGIMNSVFPAMVAGDDGRAAFAFLGTTTAGDYQKSSFTGTWHLYISTTFNGGKTWTTVNTTAPDPVQFGSINIQDGVQPAGRRITANMATSLVDRGDRNLLDFIDIAVDKLGRVLVAYADGCVDACASAPSSSQSRSARAAIARQSGGKRLYAAYDPVEPAKPAAPLLSGKRETSGVVLNWSQPDNGGSSITKYKIYRRTGTTSYALYKTLKANSYVDTAISNSVTYYYRVSALNSKGEGPQSNEVGF
- a CDS encoding response regulator, giving the protein MARPLHNSLAMQKRLLLVDDEVATLIAYRKLLSSPSVQLDTAATMEEATLFLQNSRYHVVISDLRLSGTFNLDGFEIVRLAKAKNPQTQIIVITAYGTPEVLDRAFDLGVARYFEKPVIAEDLKKAIKSLGVEI
- a CDS encoding sigma-54 dependent transcriptional regulator; translated protein: MITTVLLVDDEAAIRFSFTKYLTRTGFQITEAATLNDARIAVGNQRFDAVLLDLNLPDGNGLDWIQEVRSMQPDVAIVVITGIGDIPSAVEAMRRGADHFLTKPVNMSDLELFLRKSLEVGSLRRKNLTHRRLAKMPQPFFGESAAMKNMIPLLQLAADNESNVLLQGETGTGKGIFARWIHYQGSRSSSTFVEVNCSSLRGELLSNELFGHVRGAFTSAVETRQGLLDVADGGTLFLDEIADMDPGVQSQFLKVLEEKRYRRLGDIQERRSDFRLICATNRNLMEEASHGRFRKDLYFRINVLAIDVPPLRQRRGDLNGLTKYILDRMGASNVRLTESATELLLKYSWPGNIRELSNVLERGILLANRQATLSKEHLPGLANEQILSSAQQDVPQRNEVQDTLKRFEGDKKKAAEALGISRATLYRRLKGQRL